The following are encoded in a window of Cyprinus carpio isolate SPL01 chromosome B18, ASM1834038v1, whole genome shotgun sequence genomic DNA:
- the LOC109105685 gene encoding cathepsin D has product MRIACLLLAAAFFWTSDAIVRIPLQKFRSIRRTMSDSGRAVEELVASSASLKYNLGFPASNGPTPETLKNYLDAQYYGEIGLGTPVQTFTVVFDTGSSNLWVPSVHCSLTDIACLLHHKYNGGKSSTYVKNGTEFSIQYGSGSLSGYLSQDTCTIGDIVVEKQIFGEAIKQPGVAFIAAKFDGILGMAYPRISVDGVPPVFDMMMSQKKVEKNIFSFYLNRNPDTQPGGELLLGGTDPKYYTGDFNYVAISRQAYWQIHMDGMSVGSELTLCKGGCEAIVDTGTSLITGPAAEVKALQKAIGAIPLIQGEYMVDCKKVPTLPTISFVLGGKTYSLTGEQYILKESQGGKEICLSGFMGLDIPPPAGPLWILGDVFIGQYYTVFDRENNRVGFAKSV; this is encoded by the exons ATGAGAATCGCCTGTCTGCTGCTAGCTGCTGCCTTTTTCTGGACGTCCGACGCAATTGTACG GATTCCTCTACAGAAGTTTCGCTCTATCAGACGCACAATGAGTGACTCTGGCAGAGCTGTAGAGGAGCTTGTGGCCAGTTCTGCATCCTTGAAATACAACCTGGGCTTCCCAGCAAGTAATGGTCCTACTCCAGAAACTCTGAAGAACTACCTTGAT GCTCAGTACTATGGAGAGATCGGTCTTGGCACTCCTGTCCAGACCTTCACTGTGGTGTTTGACACGGGATCCTCCAACCTGTGGGTGCCCTCAGTCCACTGTTCCCTGACTGACATTGCCTGCT TGCTTCATCACAAGTACAATGGGGGCAAGTCAAGCACCTATGTGAAGAACGGGACTGAATTTTCCATACAGTATGGTTCTGGAAGCTTGTCTGGTTATCTCAGCCAGGACACATGCACG ATTGGGGACATTGTGGTTGAGAAGCAGATATTTGGAGAAGCTATCAAACAGCCAGGAGTGGCCTTCATCGCAGCCAAGTTTGATGGTATTCTCGGCATGGCTTATCCTCGCATCTCTGTGGATGGGGTTCCTCCTGTTTTTGACATGATGATGAGCCAGAAGAAAGTggagaaaaatattttctctttctATCTGAACAG AAACCCTGACACTCAACCTGGTGGTGAGTTGCTCCTTGGAGGCACAGATCCTAAATATTACACTGGAGACTTTAACTACGTGGCCATCAGCAGACAGGCCTATTGGCAGATTCACATGGATGG catgaGCGTCGGCAGTGAGTTGACTCTGTGTAAAGGAGGATGTGAAGCCATCGTGGACACTGGAACGTCTCTGATCACCGGCCCAGCTGCTGAAGTCAAAGCCCTGCAGAAGGCTATTGGTGCAATCCCTCTGATTCAGGGAGAG TATATGGTGGACTGTAAGAAAGTGCCCACACTCCCCACCATCTCATTCGTCCTGGGTGGAAAGACTTACTCACTGACTGGAGAACAGTACATACTCAAG GAAAGCCAGGGAGGAAAGGAGATCTGTCTAAGTGGATTCATGGGCCTGGATATCCCACCCCCTGCTGGACCCCTGTGGATTCTGGGTGATGTGTTCATTGGGCAGTACTACACTGTGTTTGATCGGGAGAACAACCGAGTGGGCTTTGCTAAGTCAGTATAA
- the LOC109081621 gene encoding sarcospan-like, with the protein MGSGTSPMGSAGGGSANASKEKKGRAETGGPVLEEAQKCCGCRFPLLVALLQLLLGIAVAAVAFLMVAISSSLLARETPHWAGIIMIVVSLLGFILFCITRVPDERASAQFIVKLLYFFLCTMGLVISAVVITFQCYHYALTYSYSCKEMGEHCMCTLDPEDPIARTFSYSGVTDCSAIVSTLPMYYLLQMVLNLAQAIVCLVGAFLIWKHRYQVFFAGLQTGSPSVQSWQKV; encoded by the exons ATGGGGTCGGGGACGAGTCCGATGGGGTCGGCTGGAGGAGGCAGCGCAAACGCAAGCAAGGAGAAGAAGGGACGAGCAGAAACTGGAGGCCCAGTGCTGGAGGAAGCCCAAAAATGTTGTGGCTGCCGCTTTCCTTTGCTGGTCGCTCTGTTACAGCTATTGCTGGGCATCGCAGTAGCTGCTGTGGCCTTCCTCATGGTTGCCATTAGCTCCTCTCTGCTGGCCAGGGAGACGCCCCATTGGGCCGGCATCATT ATGATTGTGGTGTCTCTGCTGGGATTCATCCTCTTCTGCATCACCAGAGTGCCTGATGAGAGAGCGTCGGCTCAATTTATtgtaaag CTCCTGTACTTCTTCCTGTGCACGATGGGGCTGGTCATTTCCGCAGTGGTTATCACCTTCCAGTGCTACCATTATGCCCTGACTTACAGCTACAGCTGCAAGGAAATGGGGGAGCATTGTATGTGCACCCTGGACCCTGAGGATCCCATCGCCCGTACTTTCTCCTACAGCGGTGTGACAGACTGCAGTGCCATCGTAAGCACTCTACCCATGTACTACCTTCTGCAGATGGTGCTGAACCTGGCTCAGGCTATCGTCTGCCTGGTGGGGGCCTTCCTCATATGGAAGCACAGGTACCAGGTGTTTTTCGCTGGGCTACAGACAGGATCTCCTTCTGTCCAGAGTTGGCAGAAAGTTTAG
- the LOC109105682 gene encoding class E basic helix-loop-helix protein 41-like, giving the protein MDERIPRMQGRQFLDHADFLGVEYSSLYMCKSKRGVKREEGKDAYKLPHRLIEKKRRDRINECIGQLKDLLPEHLKLTTLGHLEKAVVLELTLKHLNALTAVTEQQHQKIIALQNGERSLKSSLQADLDTFHSGFQACAKEVLQYLNKVENWTAREQMCTRLINHLHKVSAQFQPGAGILQRPLPGNDPDRDAQRDTQANCVPVIQRTQNLELNENDTDTDSGYGGEAEKGDGKCDKGCDTAKGVKIKQEFGDERVTKKAKMNWSTNGASESTNTRPDVALMNSLMGMAGVGGQQTPFCMPFYFINPSAAASYMPLFDKSHLEKLVYPAAAAAALTTPFPWLYPGIPTHASAAAAAAAAIAFPNAPADKTSGFNAASLKDDEPPSPDDDLSNEADLTSSVSGDHHGSENDAIHQPQRNENDGT; this is encoded by the exons ATGGACGAAAGAATACCGAGAATGCAGGGCAGACAGTTCCTGGATCACGCGGATTTCTTGGG ggtTGAATATTCGTCTCTCTACATGTGCAAATCCAAAAGAGGGGTGAAGAGAGAGGAAGGAAAG GACGCGTATAAGTTACCACACAGACTGATCGAGAAAAAGAGGAGGGACCgaataaatgaatgtattggGCAGCTGAAAGATTTATTACCGGAACATCTGAAACTTACG ACTCTAGGTCACTTGGAAAAAGCGGTAGTTCTTGAGTTGACGCTGAAGCATCTGAACGCTTTGACAGCTGTCACAGAGCAACAGCACCAGAAGATCATCGCTTTGCAGAACG GGGAGCGGTCGTTGAAGTCCTCCCTCCAGGCTGACTTAGACACGTTTCACTCAGGCTTTCAAGCATGTGCCAAAGAAGTCCTGCAGTATCTGAACAAGGTGGAGAACTGGACGGCGCGCGAGCAGATGTGCACGCGACTCATCAACCACTTACACAAAGTTTCCGCGCAGTTCCAGCCCGGCGCAGGGATCCTGCAGCGGCCGTTGCCGGGCAACGATCCAGATCGGGACGCGCAGAGAGATACTCAAGCCAACTGTGTCCCTGTCATCCAGAGGACTCAGAACCTCGAGCTTAATGAGAACGACACGGACACCGACAGTGGATACGGAGGAGAGGCAGAGAAAGGTGATGGCAAATGCGATAAAGGTTGTGACACGGCCAAAGGAGTTAAGATCAAGCAGGAGTTTGGAGATGAACGTGTCACCAAAAAAGCCAAAATGAACTGGTCCACGAATGGTGCGTCAGAGTCCACCAATACCCGGCCGGACGTGGCATTGATGAACTCTTTAATGGGAATGGCGGGTGTTGGTGGACAACAGACTCCCTTTTGCATGCCATTTTACTTCATAAACCCGTCTGCAGCAGCATCGTACATGCCTTTGTTTGATAAAAGTCATTTGGAGAAGTTGGTgtatccagcagcagcagcagcggcgcTGACCACCCCATTCCCGTGGCTTTACCCCGGGATTCCCACTCACGCCTCTGCTGCAGCCGCGGCCGCCGCTGCCATCGCTTTCCCCAATGCACCCGCCGATAAAACCTCTGGATTTAATGCAGCATCCTTAAAAGATGACGAGCCGCCGTCTCCCGATGATGACCTGTCCAACGAGGCTGACCTGACCTCTTCTGTGTCTGGGGATCATCATGGCTCAGAGAATGATGCCATTCATCAGCcccaaagaaatgaaaatgatggtacATAA